In the Streptobacillus moniliformis DSM 12112 genome, one interval contains:
- the cas2 gene encoding CRISPR-associated endonuclease Cas2 produces the protein MRLLVYFDLPVSTKLERKQAQDFRKNLLSEGFIMMQFSCYSRFCRNDAESSKYFNRVKKLSNKLSGGEVRILKITNKQYENMLILVKEPKLSEIKLSKNPLVIF, from the coding sequence ATGAGATTACTTGTTTACTTTGATTTGCCAGTATCAACTAAATTAGAAAGAAAACAAGCTCAGGATTTTAGAAAAAATTTGTTATCTGAAGGATTTATTATGATGCAATTTTCTTGCTATTCAAGATTTTGCAGAAATGATGCTGAATCTTCAAAATATTTTAATAGAGTAAAAAAATTGAGTAATAAATTAAGTGGTGGAGAAGTAAGAATTTTAAAAATTACTAACAAACAATATGAAAATATGTTAATATTAGTAAAAGAACCTAAATTATCTGAAATAAAGCTTTCAAAAAATCCATTGGTTATTTTTTAG
- the cas1 gene encoding type II CRISPR-associated endonuclease Cas1, with protein MSFRQVLITQKSYIHFENDNLIVEKDDKKLSVPISDISIIVFESLESYISLRIISELSLRNITMIFCDYRHMPVAYSLPINQHYRIPYVHSLQGQQTSKSKEFVWEKLLKAKIRNSKKVLELENASSDLIELMQKYEDEVIGSDVQNREGTAAKVFFNYLYGTNFCRQNERDSINMALDYGYGVFRSAITRLLCTYGFATYIGVHHSSMMNAFNLTYDFIEPYRPIIDYYVFNHLYRFEKDDELKTDTRKELISLLNANIKVNEKEYTVLYSMELLIKSYLNFLEEGNEMLAIPEIIKIDFYDLFKEL; from the coding sequence ATGTCATTTAGGCAAGTTTTGATAACTCAGAAATCATATATTCATTTTGAAAATGATAATTTGATTGTAGAAAAAGATGATAAAAAATTATCTGTACCCATAAGTGATATTTCGATAATAGTATTTGAATCTTTAGAAAGTTATATAAGCTTAAGAATAATATCTGAATTATCTTTAAGGAATATAACGATGATATTTTGTGATTATAGACATATGCCTGTGGCATATAGTCTTCCTATAAATCAACATTACAGAATACCGTATGTCCATAGTTTGCAAGGGCAACAAACATCTAAATCTAAAGAATTTGTTTGGGAGAAATTATTAAAAGCTAAAATTAGAAATTCAAAAAAGGTTTTAGAACTTGAAAATGCTTCAAGTGATTTGATAGAATTAATGCAAAAATATGAAGATGAAGTTATAGGGAGTGATGTTCAAAATAGAGAAGGAACAGCTGCTAAAGTATTTTTTAATTATCTATATGGTACAAATTTTTGTAGACAAAATGAAAGAGATTCTATAAATATGGCATTAGATTATGGATATGGAGTGTTTAGAAGTGCAATTACTAGATTGTTATGCACTTATGGATTTGCAACATATATAGGTGTTCATCATAGTTCTATGATGAATGCCTTTAATCTAACATATGATTTCATAGAACCATATAGACCAATAATAGATTATTATGTATTTAATCATCTTTATCGTTTTGAAAAAGATGATGAATTAAAAACAGATACAAGAAAAGAGTTAATTTCTCTTTTAAATGCAAATATTAAAGTTAATGAAAAAGAATATACAGTATTGTATTCTATGGAATTATTAATAAAAAGTTATCTAAACTTTTTAGAAGAAGGTAATGAAATGCTGGCTATACCTGAAATAATAAAAATAGATTTTTATGACCTTTTTAAAGAGTTATAG
- the cas9 gene encoding type II CRISPR RNA-guided endonuclease Cas9 (Cas9, originally named Csn1, is the large, multifunctional signature protein of type II CRISPR/Cas systems. It is well known even to general audiences because its RNA-guided endonuclease activity has made it a popular tool for custom editing of eukaryotic genomes.), whose amino-acid sequence MKYILGLDLGVASIGWAVTEINEKGEPVGLIDANSVIFKPLDNDKGKLYNVERRDKRGSRRILRRKKHRVERTKMLLVNSSFLTNEEIDNLYVGKLDNIYEVRLKGLKEQLSKNEIARLMIYYCKNRGFKSNRKTEDLEILKSLGEKISEKDSDEKKLKPIIAKNTELIESKGLTPIEVIYMIRENDNSILGFKNKEGNYKFGFKRNQVIDEVRKILGTQQILSKEIVDEYIDILSSQRDFSDGPGGDSKYKIDYTKLAGKCKYTGEVRAVKSAPSYEIFTMLQKLNDIRYVKFTSEDKIEKKKLSKEVIHKLYDLVVEKNKTLTYDLIEKSIDEENIKLLNIPKLSKSKYVELRKSYFKERNDNENLTEEEINAFNEKLNNERMKQELIRNNLKAYKELKSKFKKNNIDENRIKELGGIYFLDLVAELLTYSKTDEKLEYFVENVERYSLFKEQRDIVEIIKTFPNYTKNGNLSLSLVRELNKLLMEGHDYESSLSSLNYYIDTDVDWEKFPTISEIEDSLSTKITNPNVKHILVILRKLYNTLLFKYGRPEKVHLELSRDFSNDFSTRNKIQKEQLENKVRREVAAFEMYGANKDIVAGKDRLSNDDFVRIKLWEEQNKVCMYSGRTIEKYQLTSAEVQIDHILPYSKSFDNSYSNKVLVFSNENQDKKERTPYQWLKGTEKWNEFKQRVRLNLNISNKKKENLLFEDEVVNNEFLERELHATSYSSRLALNIFQRLIPVSDEDKYDEHGNEKVKYLYNRNVIAFQGKMTSMLRNLYSLNKYTHSFESDTLDIDNKAFILKEFEINKDNLKMTAYNVNTGLEITSETKVEKNKSGEFKTIKDELLKKELDKKENLIEISDYFKDKVLFDLKIVDFEEIDTVEPEIISILYKMITALKEEVYSKNRENHLHHSLDAFLLTIMNRSMQMKLIKYNQLISVLKNKEIEIFNEEKGEYIDSKEFAEELQKQKIIDIDGNERGIKFNVNGKTHRLNLVKPYENFLDDIKNKIFDKRENNKLPYHVVKSKVSGALHAETILGESKGEITKRISVFDINYKNLGKIFDKDGSQKEIYETLVKWLEAKSKDYPKLKNGNIIKKVKIVDGNKDKLIKLGNKRYVEMGRTTVKILVLKKEAEEGLKFASIGRYKYNLLKSEKDVNISIWKDAIHFCKVRYNKLKENGYRLIHELIPGETIELELNKGNISKCLVVGFSGGKIEISSVIGDALDLINDKISTRIKERYYITVSTIKSIKKINKNILGD is encoded by the coding sequence ATGAAGTATATTCTGGGTCTTGACTTGGGAGTTGCATCAATTGGTTGGGCTGTTACTGAAATAAATGAAAAAGGAGAACCAGTAGGTCTTATAGATGCAAATTCCGTTATATTTAAACCTTTAGATAATGATAAAGGGAAATTATATAATGTTGAGAGAAGAGATAAAAGGGGAAGTAGAAGAATATTGAGAAGAAAAAAACATAGGGTAGAAAGAACTAAAATGCTTTTAGTTAATTCTTCATTTTTAACTAATGAAGAAATCGATAACCTTTATGTTGGTAAATTAGATAATATTTATGAAGTAAGATTAAAAGGACTAAAAGAACAATTAAGCAAAAATGAAATTGCAAGATTAATGATATATTATTGTAAAAATAGAGGATTTAAATCTAATAGAAAAACTGAAGATCTGGAAATACTGAAAAGTTTAGGAGAAAAAATTAGTGAAAAAGATTCTGATGAAAAGAAATTGAAACCTATCATTGCTAAAAATACAGAATTAATTGAAAGTAAAGGATTAACTCCAATTGAAGTAATCTATATGATTAGAGAAAATGATAATAGCATCTTAGGGTTTAAAAACAAAGAAGGTAATTATAAGTTTGGATTTAAAAGAAATCAAGTCATTGATGAGGTAAGAAAAATTTTAGGAACACAACAAATTCTTTCTAAAGAAATTGTAGATGAATATATTGATATACTGTCATCACAAAGAGATTTTTCAGATGGACCAGGTGGAGATAGTAAATATAAAATAGATTATACTAAGTTGGCAGGTAAATGTAAATATACAGGTGAAGTTAGAGCTGTAAAATCAGCCCCTTCATATGAAATATTTACTATGTTACAAAAATTAAATGATATTAGATATGTTAAATTTACTTCTGAAGATAAAATAGAGAAGAAAAAATTAAGTAAAGAAGTTATTCATAAGTTGTATGATTTAGTTGTCGAAAAAAATAAAACTTTAACATATGATTTGATTGAAAAAAGTATTGATGAAGAAAACATTAAATTATTAAATATTCCAAAACTTTCAAAATCAAAATATGTAGAATTAAGAAAATCGTATTTTAAAGAAAGAAATGATAATGAAAATTTAACAGAAGAAGAAATAAATGCATTTAATGAAAAATTAAATAACGAAAGAATGAAACAGGAATTAATTAGAAATAATCTTAAAGCGTATAAAGAATTAAAATCTAAATTTAAGAAAAATAATATAGATGAAAACAGAATAAAAGAATTAGGTGGAATATATTTTCTTGATTTAGTTGCTGAGCTACTAACTTATTCTAAAACAGATGAAAAATTAGAATATTTTGTTGAAAATGTTGAAAGATATAGTTTGTTTAAAGAGCAAAGAGATATTGTTGAGATCATTAAAACTTTCCCAAATTATACTAAAAATGGGAATTTATCTTTAAGCTTGGTTAGAGAACTAAATAAATTATTAATGGAAGGACACGATTATGAATCTTCTCTTTCAAGTTTAAATTACTATATAGATACTGATGTTGATTGGGAAAAATTCCCAACTATTTCTGAAATAGAGGATAGTCTAAGCACTAAAATTACTAACCCTAATGTTAAGCATATTTTAGTAATTCTAAGAAAGTTATATAACACATTATTATTTAAATATGGTAGACCAGAAAAAGTACATTTAGAATTATCAAGAGATTTTTCTAATGATTTTAGTACTAGAAATAAGATTCAAAAAGAACAGTTAGAAAATAAGGTTAGAAGAGAAGTTGCAGCCTTTGAAATGTATGGAGCTAATAAAGACATAGTTGCAGGTAAAGATAGATTATCTAATGATGATTTCGTTAGAATAAAATTGTGGGAAGAACAAAATAAGGTGTGTATGTATTCAGGAAGAACTATTGAAAAATATCAATTAACTAGTGCAGAGGTACAAATAGACCATATTCTTCCGTATTCAAAATCATTTGATAATTCATATTCTAATAAAGTCTTAGTTTTTAGTAATGAAAATCAAGACAAAAAAGAAAGGACACCTTATCAGTGGTTAAAAGGCACTGAAAAATGGAATGAATTTAAACAAAGAGTTAGATTAAATTTAAATATCAGTAATAAGAAAAAAGAAAATTTATTATTTGAAGATGAAGTTGTTAATAATGAATTTTTAGAACGTGAACTACATGCTACAAGTTATTCTTCAAGATTAGCTTTAAATATATTCCAAAGATTAATACCAGTAAGTGATGAAGATAAATATGATGAACATGGTAATGAAAAAGTAAAATATTTATATAATAGAAATGTAATAGCATTTCAAGGTAAGATGACTTCTATGTTAAGAAATTTATACAGTTTAAATAAATATACACATAGCTTTGAATCTGATACTCTTGATATAGATAATAAGGCTTTTATTTTAAAAGAATTTGAAATAAATAAAGATAACTTAAAAATGACTGCATATAATGTAAATACTGGCTTAGAAATTACTTCAGAAACTAAAGTTGAGAAAAATAAAAGTGGAGAATTTAAAACTATTAAGGATGAATTGTTAAAGAAAGAATTGGATAAAAAAGAGAATTTAATTGAAATTTCTGATTATTTTAAAGATAAAGTATTATTTGATTTAAAAATAGTTGATTTTGAGGAAATTGATACTGTTGAGCCTGAAATTATTTCAATTCTATATAAAATGATAACAGCTCTAAAAGAAGAAGTATATAGCAAAAATAGAGAAAATCATTTACATCATTCTTTAGATGCCTTCTTACTAACAATTATGAATAGATCTATGCAAATGAAGTTAATAAAATATAATCAACTTATTTCTGTGTTGAAGAATAAAGAAATAGAAATATTCAATGAAGAAAAAGGAGAATATATTGATTCAAAAGAATTTGCTGAAGAGTTACAAAAACAAAAAATAATAGATATAGATGGTAATGAGAGAGGAATTAAGTTTAATGTTAACGGTAAGACACATAGACTTAATTTAGTTAAACCTTATGAAAATTTCCTTGATGATATTAAAAATAAAATTTTTGATAAGAGAGAAAATAACAAATTACCTTATCATGTTGTGAAATCAAAAGTTAGTGGAGCTTTACATGCTGAAACTATACTTGGTGAGAGTAAAGGTGAAATAACAAAAAGAATATCAGTGTTTGATATAAATTATAAAAATTTAGGAAAAATATTTGATAAAGATGGAAGTCAAAAGGAAATATATGAAACACTAGTTAAATGGCTTGAAGCAAAAAGTAAAGATTACCCTAAACTTAAAAATGGTAATATAATTAAAAAGGTTAAAATAGTTGATGGGAATAAAGATAAGTTGATAAAATTAGGTAATAAAAGATATGTTGAGATGGGACGAACAACTGTTAAAATATTGGTTTTAAAAAAAGAAGCAGAAGAAGGTCTTAAATTTGCAAGTATAGGTAGGTATAAATATAATTTATTAAAAAGTGAAAAAGATGTAAATATATCTATTTGGAAAGATGCAATACATTTTTGCAAAGTTAGATACAATAAATTGAAAGAAAATGGATATAGATTAATACATGAATTAATTCCTGGAGAAACTATAGAACTTGAATTAAATAAAGGAAATATTTCTAAATGTTTAGTTGTGGGATTTAGTGGTGGTAAAATTGAAATATCAAGTGTAATAGGAGATGCTCTTGATTTAATTAATGATAAAATTTCTACTAGAATTAAAGAAAGATACTATATAACAGTATCAACTATAAAATCAATTAAGAAAATTAACAAAAATATTTTAGGAGATTGA
- a CDS encoding S6 family peptidase, with product MNYKYKLLLILILTGKIGVSNLARHDIDWENYEDFAMNRGKYAIGRTKVIVYKKDGKKFGVIEQPIPNFDSVVDTGNFALWGDSQILSSAYHVTPHSKLTFSKRHFRNDVELYEGYQKLTLDQKNDKFSEDIFVDHRQKIERDYTLIRTDKVAFDAYIQEGITEEQWKKIKSDDLVARVGRGGNKVAIDYGVEHDPDKEKHFAGGLNKVDYKYDRGIGRYIQLNLYKEYEKTPIDSGTKPGDSGSPLFWWDKEQKKWFMAASHSQGAFILGYGKWSRLLNLSYAYDNFKKALTDEEITTETEVKFKDGKLNVSGKDREFKTKESIDIVKCNNTTKNQIFNKKDLKITVEGKTNTHAARLEFKQDATIEGSGSLQTAGFVVHKDATLTYKLHFGEKNIIRKIGEGKLIIKSKTRNYGELNLGGGETVLENEEGVAASVIRLAQGAKLTITRANQIGDNNVVFAHRGGTLNLNGTNLEFKDIYHRDKDARIVNDKEDNEEEKESRSKKEESKSNKSTFTFKPRSGERVFLGSFKGNLDLVYNPDKDDSKWSIRSEDSNIKGDFNINKGHVTIEGDRVIHGSGDTFTESTDFYEDEYKEAKFKSKTINVKDKSTLTIGRATEVEATINVEKGGALKLNLLGKVVDRPTPYEGAKTEEQINKTVIKGNVEFKSNDTNSENSSTSITNFESKVENNHTAVIESELKGEIKGIKEGKGLLYLSHEDNSSLKGTLEVKEGKLKVKKASTLGNSKVNIKKDAVFEVEENKDLKDILDKLKEDSEGVLNLNGDISKIDDKYKDFSKLYLGATKDININEISNKIETLNLDPSNITMNLKGIDKATKLSKVNIGNGKNKGTVNITNEDNNKINADFTINKDSTVNFLNDIQVKKIDNSGNIVVKDSNLKIDEYKSNGGKFNIHLNEMNKKLLEIEKSDKDVDATLDIKQDLIDKIVDYREKLNIAKIKEHKLNVLNLNKYDSVYELGVEKGEDNIYRLYSTVKGDVISNFSIFNELDLINNINDESKYRNLIEASYLNYNKIDKNNLKIEDTEYSNRLHSNGVEINIETVKNIGAVKLSSRFNFNILFNKLKTDVKDKPIIEKNFVSINSIPKLGIKYGLFDINFGLGLNTIVINDEKEKNTLIYLNNSLNIGLNPNFKINDNISIRYLNRAGYNLTPMISETLSKNERNSYTIKHNKPITFFYETGVKLESKYVDFFTKANMGYNLSSYEISSKGKKKENEFKDDWRINIRSGFEFKPTENIFINLDFDANVYQKSYGKYIFKAGIGYNW from the coding sequence ATGAATTACAAGTATAAATTATTATTAATCCTTATACTTACAGGAAAAATTGGAGTTTCAAACTTAGCTAGACATGATATAGATTGGGAAAATTACGAAGATTTTGCAATGAATAGAGGTAAATATGCTATAGGTAGAACAAAAGTAATAGTGTATAAAAAAGATGGAAAAAAATTTGGTGTAATAGAACAACCAATTCCCAATTTTGATAGCGTAGTTGATACAGGTAATTTTGCCCTTTGGGGAGATTCTCAAATTTTATCATCAGCATATCATGTTACTCCTCATAGCAAATTAACCTTTTCAAAAAGACATTTTAGAAATGATGTAGAGCTTTATGAAGGATATCAGAAATTAACTTTAGATCAAAAAAATGACAAATTTTCTGAAGATATTTTTGTAGATCATAGACAGAAAATTGAAAGAGATTATACATTAATAAGAACTGATAAGGTAGCTTTTGATGCATATATACAAGAAGGAATAACAGAAGAACAGTGGAAAAAAATTAAATCTGATGATTTAGTTGCAAGGGTTGGTAGAGGTGGAAATAAAGTAGCTATTGATTATGGAGTAGAGCATGATCCAGATAAAGAAAAGCATTTTGCTGGAGGACTAAATAAAGTTGACTATAAATATGATCGTGGAATTGGTAGATATATACAATTAAATTTATATAAAGAATATGAAAAAACTCCTATTGATTCAGGAACTAAACCTGGAGATAGTGGTTCACCACTTTTTTGGTGGGATAAAGAGCAAAAAAAATGGTTTATGGCAGCCAGTCATAGTCAAGGAGCTTTTATATTAGGATATGGTAAATGGTCACGTCTTTTAAATCTTTCATATGCATATGATAATTTTAAAAAAGCTTTAACAGATGAAGAAATTACTACAGAAACAGAAGTTAAATTTAAAGATGGAAAATTAAATGTTAGTGGAAAAGATAGAGAATTTAAAACTAAAGAATCCATAGACATAGTTAAATGTAATAATACTACTAAAAATCAGATATTTAATAAAAAAGATTTAAAAATTACTGTAGAAGGCAAAACAAATACACATGCAGCAAGATTAGAATTTAAACAAGATGCAACTATAGAAGGCAGTGGGAGTTTACAAACTGCTGGTTTTGTTGTACATAAAGATGCTACTTTAACATACAAATTACATTTTGGTGAAAAGAATATTATTAGAAAAATAGGTGAAGGAAAATTAATTATTAAATCTAAGACTAGAAACTATGGTGAATTAAATCTAGGTGGTGGAGAAACAGTACTTGAAAATGAAGAAGGAGTCGCTGCCTCAGTAATTAGACTTGCCCAAGGAGCTAAACTTACAATAACTAGAGCAAATCAAATTGGTGATAATAATGTAGTATTTGCTCATAGAGGAGGAACTTTAAATTTAAATGGAACTAATTTGGAATTTAAAGATATTTATCATAGGGATAAGGATGCAAGAATAGTTAACGATAAAGAAGATAATGAAGAAGAAAAAGAGAGTAGAAGTAAAAAAGAAGAATCAAAAAGTAATAAATCAACATTTACATTTAAACCTCGTAGTGGTGAAAGAGTGTTTCTAGGAAGTTTTAAAGGTAATTTGGATTTAGTATATAACCCAGATAAGGATGATAGTAAATGGTCAATAAGAAGTGAAGATAGTAATATTAAAGGAGATTTTAATATTAATAAAGGTCATGTTACTATAGAAGGAGATAGGGTTATACATGGTTCTGGAGATACATTTACTGAAAGTACAGATTTTTATGAAGATGAGTATAAGGAAGCTAAATTTAAATCAAAAACTATTAATGTTAAAGATAAATCAACATTAACAATAGGAAGGGCTACAGAAGTTGAAGCAACTATTAATGTTGAAAAAGGTGGGGCATTAAAACTTAATTTATTAGGAAAAGTTGTAGATAGACCTACTCCATATGAGGGGGCTAAGACAGAAGAACAGATTAATAAGACTGTAATTAAGGGTAATGTTGAATTTAAATCTAATGATACTAATTCTGAAAACTCTTCTACTAGTATTACTAATTTTGAATCAAAGGTTGAGAATAATCATACAGCTGTAATAGAATCAGAACTTAAAGGAGAAATTAAGGGGATAAAAGAAGGAAAAGGTTTACTTTATTTAAGTCATGAAGATAATTCAAGCTTAAAAGGAACTCTTGAAGTTAAAGAAGGTAAACTAAAGGTTAAGAAAGCATCAACTTTAGGTAATTCTAAAGTGAATATAAAAAAGGATGCTGTATTTGAAGTAGAAGAAAATAAAGATTTGAAGGATATACTTGATAAATTAAAAGAAGATTCAGAGGGAGTTTTAAATTTAAATGGAGATATTTCAAAGATTGATGATAAGTATAAGGATTTTTCTAAACTATACTTAGGTGCTACTAAAGACATAAATATAAATGAGATCTCTAATAAAATTGAAACTTTAAATTTAGATCCTAGTAATATAACTATGAATTTGAAGGGTATTGATAAGGCTACAAAGCTATCTAAAGTAAATATAGGTAATGGTAAAAATAAAGGAACTGTTAATATTACTAATGAAGATAATAATAAAATAAATGCAGATTTTACTATTAATAAAGACTCAACTGTAAATTTTTTAAATGATATTCAAGTGAAAAAAATTGATAACTCTGGTAATATTGTAGTAAAAGATAGTAATTTAAAAATAGATGAATATAAGTCAAATGGAGGAAAATTTAATATTCATTTAAATGAAATGAATAAAAAACTTCTTGAAATAGAAAAATCAGATAAAGATGTAGATGCAACTCTTGATATTAAACAAGATTTAATAGATAAGATAGTTGATTATAGAGAAAAATTAAATATAGCTAAAATCAAAGAACATAAACTTAATGTTTTAAATCTTAATAAATATGATAGTGTTTATGAACTTGGAGTAGAAAAAGGTGAAGATAATATTTATAGACTTTATTCTACAGTTAAAGGTGATGTAATAAGTAATTTTTCTATATTTAATGAGTTAGATTTAATTAATAATATTAATGATGAATCTAAATATAGAAATCTTATTGAGGCTAGTTATTTAAATTATAATAAAATAGATAAGAATAATTTAAAAATAGAAGATACAGAATACAGTAATAGATTACATTCTAATGGTGTAGAAATTAATATTGAAACAGTTAAGAATATTGGAGCAGTAAAATTATCAAGTAGATTTAATTTTAATATATTGTTTAATAAATTAAAAACAGATGTTAAGGATAAACCAATTATAGAAAAGAATTTTGTATCAATAAATTCTATACCTAAATTAGGTATAAAATATGGATTATTTGATATTAATTTTGGTTTAGGCTTAAATACAATAGTAATAAATGATGAAAAAGAAAAAAACACATTGATATATTTAAATAATTCATTAAATATAGGGCTAAATCCTAATTTTAAAATTAATGACAATATTAGTATAAGATACTTAAATAGGGCTGGATATAATTTAACTCCTATGATAAGTGAAACTCTTTCTAAAAATGAAAGAAATTCATATACTATTAAACATAATAAACCTATTACTTTTTTTTATGAAACAGGTGTTAAGTTAGAAAGTAAATATGTTGATTTCTTCACTAAAGCTAATATGGGATATAATTTATCGAGTTATGAAATTTCTAGTAAGGGGAAAAAGAAAGAAAATGAGTTTAAAGATGATTGGAGAATTAATATAAGGTCAGGATTTGAATTTAAGCCAACTGAAAATATATTTATTAATTTAGATTTCGATGCAAATGTGTATCAAAAATCATATGGTAAGTACATATTTAAAGCAGGGATTGGGTATAATTGGTAA